In the Anastrepha obliqua isolate idAnaObli1 chromosome 1, idAnaObli1_1.0, whole genome shotgun sequence genome, one interval contains:
- the LOC129235392 gene encoding RYamide receptor-like isoform X3 codes for MMVTVVIVFTMCWLPFNVLVLLLNDDDFKMWDPLPYFWFAFHWLAMSHSCYNPIIYCYMNARFRGGFLQIIYRVPVFRRCFCLRRYLHNRGDRNYDATGTDDAFHLQRVNTSTTYISTRRKLRANSMQMSQFSCAEPMVLR; via the exons ATGATGGTGACGGTTGTTATTGTATTCACCATGTGTTGGCTGCCTTTCAATGTGCTCGTG ctCCTACTCAACGACGATGACTTCAAGATGTGGGATCCGCTGCCCTACTTCTGGTTTGCATTCCACTGGCTAGCAATGTCGCACAGCTGCTATAATCCAATCATTTATTGCTATATGAATGCCCGGTTTCGTGGTGGTTTCCTGCAGATTATTTATCGCGTACCCGTTTTTCGTCGGTGCTTTTGCCTGCGTCGTTATTTGCATAATCGTGGCGATCGAAATTATGATGCTACCG GCACGGACGATGCATTCCACTTGCAACGGGTGAACACCTCAACCACTTACATCAGCACACGAAGAAAACTCCGAGCGAATTCTATGCAAATG
- the LOC129235392 gene encoding RYamide receptor-like isoform X2, which produces MMVTVVIVFTMCWLPFNVLVLLLNDDDFKMWDPLPYFWFAFHWLAMSHSCYNPIIYCYMNARFRGGFLQIIYRVPVFRRCFCLRRYLHNRGDRNYDATGEMTFKFNADRGGGLLRKPKIRIRHGRCIPLATGEHLNHLHQHTKKTPSEFYANESIFMCRAHGVTVVPVP; this is translated from the exons ATGATGGTGACGGTTGTTATTGTATTCACCATGTGTTGGCTGCCTTTCAATGTGCTCGTG ctCCTACTCAACGACGATGACTTCAAGATGTGGGATCCGCTGCCCTACTTCTGGTTTGCATTCCACTGGCTAGCAATGTCGCACAGCTGCTATAATCCAATCATTTATTGCTATATGAATGCCCGGTTTCGTGGTGGTTTCCTGCAGATTATTTATCGCGTACCCGTTTTTCGTCGGTGCTTTTGCCTGCGTCGTTATTTGCATAATCGTGGCGATCGAAATTATGATGCTACCGGTGAGATGACCTTCAAATTCAATGCCGATAGAGGTGGAGGTCTGTTGAGGAAACCTAAAATACGCATTAG GCACGGACGATGCATTCCACTTGCAACGGGTGAACACCTCAACCACTTACATCAGCACACGAAGAAAACTCCGAGCGAATTCTATGCAAATG